The DNA region TCGCTCTCGACCGGGTCGGTTCGCTGGCCTTTCACCAGTTGGGCCATCTTCTTCATTTCACTTCTCCGAGACGCCTCCGCGCACGGTTGATGCCGTCGCGAAACGCCTTGATCTCAGTCTCCCAGTGCCGGATGCGCCCGTGGTCCGGCTGGGTCTTGGCTCGCTCCATGAGGATCTTGGTTCCATGTTCGCGAATGCGCTGCTCCAAAGTGCGGATCTTCTTACGCAGCTCCTTTTTCGCCATCGCGTCGCTTACACAAGTCTCTTAATCCCGTCACCAGCGAACAGCAAGGCACGCTTGCCGAAGGAAACACGCGGGGGGCCGGCTCCTGGAGTCCACGAAGCTGCGGCGGCGCGATCGCGCAGGGGATGGATGGGGACGTTCCTCCGTTGCTAGAAAACGATATCCCCGCGCACGGTAATCTCGCAGCCGGTTCGGGTCAGCGGGTTTGGCGTCTTGCCTGTGGAGTTTCACCAGCTGCCTGAAGCGGCAAAGGATCTCAGCCACGGTGACCAGCGAAGCATGGCGCTGCGCTGCCGGGTAGGGCTCTGCAGTGCCTTTGACCCACTCGCCGTAAGCTGGTCTACACTCCGTGCATGGCTGACACGATCAATCTCACGATGCCGCTGGAAGAGGCGATGCGGACGCAGCGGGCAATTCGGCGGCTCAAGCCGGACCCGGTCGACGATGCGCTCGTGCTGCATCTCATCGAGCTGGCGCTCAAGGCGCCGAGCGGGAGCAATCAACAGAACTGGGAGTTCATCGTCGTCAAAGACCGCGCCGTGAAGGCGCGGCTGGCGTCGCTGACACGGATTCCGTGGCGCATCTACGGCGGCATCGGCCGCCGCGTCGCGCGCAATGATCCGAAGGCGCTGAGGATGTTCGACGCGGTGCAGTGGCAGACCGATCACTTCGAGGAGATTCCCGTCCTCGTGGTCGCCTGCCTGCGCGGAGTGCGTCTGTGGTTTCCGCCCATCGTGGCAACCGGTTACTACGGCTCCATTTATCCGTCGGTGCAGAATCTGCTGCTGG from Candidatus Binatia bacterium includes:
- a CDS encoding nitroreductase family protein — translated: MPLEEAMRTQRAIRRLKPDPVDDALVLHLIELALKAPSGSNQQNWEFIVVKDRAVKARLASLTRIPWRIYGGIGRRVARNDPKALRMFDAVQWQTDHFEEIPVLVVACLRGVRLWFPPIVATGYYGSIYPSVQNLLLAARAAGLGAALITMPLWSTWLARRALGLPWNVSPCAVVPLGWPKGRYGPTTRRPVGDVVHVDRYGNRPWRKS